The sequence GTCGACATGGCCGAGGAGCGCGGTGTCGTCGAGTCCGGCGAGCGGAACATGATCCACTCGGTCTTCGAGCTGGGCGACACCATCGCCCGCGAGGTCATGGTGCCGCGGACCGACGTCGTCTGGATCGAGCGCACCAAGACCGTGCCGCAGGCGCTGGCCCTCGCGCTGCGCAGCGGCTTCAGCCGCATTCCGGTCATCGGCGAGAACGTCGACGACGTCGTGGGCGTCGTCTACCTCAAGGACCTCGTCCGCCGGTCGCAGCACGGCTCCGACCAGCGCGGCCCGCGCGTCGAGGAGCTGATGCGCACCCCGACGTTCGTGCCGGAGTCCAAGCCGGTCGACGAGCTGCTCCGGGACATGCAGGCGCAGCGCATCCACATCGCCATCGTGGTCGACGAGTACGGCGGCTTCGCCGGGCTGGTGACCATCGAGGACATCCTCGAGGAGATCGTCGGCGAGATCGCCGACGAGCACGACCGCTTCCAGCGGCCGGAGGTCGAGCAGCTCGACGACGGCTCGATGCGGATCACCGCCCGGCTCCCGGTGCAGGACCTGGCCCAGCTGTTCGACGTCGACCTGCAGGAGACCGACGACGTCGAGACCGTGGGCGGCCTGCTGGCCCGCGAGCTCGGCCGGGTGCCGATCGAGGGGGCCGCGGCCGAGGTCGGGGGCCTGCGGCTGGTGGCCGAGAGCACCGGGGGCCGGCGCAACCGGATCGACACGCTGCTGGTCTGCCGGCTGCCCGAGCCGTCGGAGGACGGCGACGAGGACACCGACGGGCAGCGCCCGTCGGGGGCCACCCGCGCCGAGCTGCCGGCCGGCGTGGAAGGCTGAGAAAGGGCCCTCCTGCCCCCCACCGCTCGCAGGCTCGCGGCGGGCCCCTGCAGGAGGGCCGAACCACCGGACAAGGATGGGTCTGTGGCTGATCTGCACCCCGAGGACGCGAAGCTCGTCACCCTGGCCCGCTCCGCGCGCGGCCGCACCGGTGCGCCGGAGGGGGCCGCCGTGCGCGACACCGACGGCCGCACCTACGTCGCGGCGTCGGTCGCCCTGCCCTCGCTGCGGTTGTCGGCGCTGCAGGCCGCCGTGGCCGCCGCCGTCTCCAGCGGCGTCGAGGGCCTGGAGGCCGCGGTGCTCGTCTCCGCCGCCGACGCGGTCGAGCAGGAAGGGCTGGCCGCCGTCCGCGACCTCACGCCGGATGCGCCGGTGCACCTCGCCGGCCCCGACGGAGTCGTGCGCACCTGCGCCTAGCTAGCGCGTCAGCGGGACGCCCAGCGCGTCGGCGAACGCCTCGGGATCCCGGACCCACAGGGCGACGGCGGCCTCGCCCTCGTCGGTCAGGTACCGGACGGCGATGCGGCCGCGCCCCGGCCACCACCCGCCGCGCTGCTCCGGGGCCGGCCAGTCGGCCGGCGGCCGTCCGGTGCGCACGGCCTGCACCAGCACCGAGGGGATCACCGCCGACGGATCGGTGCGGGTGCCGGCGACGTCGAACGAGAGACCGTGGTCGGAGACCGTCACGCGGCGGGTGTTCACCGCGTACACGAGGAGCCCCGCGGCCAGCGCGAGCGGGAGCTCGCCCCGGGCGGCGGGCCAGCCGCCGCGCCAGGCGAAGAGCGCGACCCAGACGGCGACGACGACCGCGGCGAGCGCGAGTGCCAGCAGGCCCGCGGGGCGGTACTGCCAGTAGCGCAGCGGGGCGGGGACGACCGTCGCCGAGCGCCTGGGGCCCCAGCCCACCACGAAGCGATGCCCCCGAGCCTGCTCGACGTGCAGTCGCCGCTCGCGGTCCGCCGCCGCCCGGGGTGGCCGGGACCGGTTCCGCTCTCGACCTGGCACGACGGCGATCATCCCAGCCCGGCGGTGGCGGTCGCCCCTCGCGTTCGCTCGCGACCGGGGCGCAGGTGACGGAGTCCCGGCAGTGGCTGGCGGGATGGTTGCGGACGCGGTCGCTCCTGCCGCTGTCCGCGCGAGCGGAACCGGCGGATGGTGGAGGGGTGACGACGCTGCTGTTCCTCCTCCTGCTCCTGCTCGTGCTGGTCGCGCTCGGGCGCCCGGCACCCGGGCGCGCCCGCGCGCCGGCCGCCTCCTGGTCCGAGATCGGGCACCGGCTGACCGGCGACGCCCTGACCGGCGTCCGCGTGCTCGCCCGGCTCGGCGCCGCGCGCCGCGACCGGATCGGCCGCCCCTGGTCCTGACCGCCGCCCGACGAGGACGCCGGTCGGTCGCGCGCCGGGACTCCGGCGCGCGGGGATGTCGGCCACCGGTGGGAGACTGGCTGCCGTGACCGACCCTGACCAGCCGTACCGCAGTGGTTTCGTCGCCCTGGTCGGGCGTCCCAACGCCGGCAAGACGACGCTGACCAACGCGATGGTCGGCGAGAAGGTCGGCATCGTCAGCAACCGCCCGCAGACCACCCGGCACGCCATCCGGGGCGTCGTGCACCGGCCGTGCGGGCAGATCGTGCTGGTCGACACCCCCGGGCTGCACAAGCCCAAGAGCCTGCTGGGCAAGCGCCTGAACGACGTCGTCCGCGACACGCTCTCCGACGTCGACGTGATCGTCTTCTGCATCCCGGCCGACCAGCCCGTGGGCACCGGCGACAAGTTCATCGCCCGCCAGCTCGCCGAGGTGAAGGCGCCGGTGGTCGTGGTCGTCACGAAGACCGACGCCGCGGGCAGGAAGCAGGTCGCCGAGCAGCTCATCGCCGCCAGCCAGCTGGTGGAGGCTGCCGAGGTCGTGCCGGTCAGCGCCGTCGGGGGCGACCAGGTCGAGCTGCTCGAGGACCTGCTGATCAAGCTCCTGCCCGAGGGCCCGGCGCTGTACCCGCAGGCGCAGACCACCGACGAGGACGTCGAGCGGCAGATCGCCGAGCTGATCCGGGAGGCGGCGCTGGAGAAGGTCCGCCAGGAGGTGCCGCACTCCCTCGCCGTCACGGTGGAGGAGATGAGCCGGCGGCCCGACCCCAAGCGCGCCGGGGGCGAGCTGGTGGAGGTGCACGCGCTGCTGCACTGCGAGCGGCCGAGCCAGAAGCCGATGCTCCTGGGCAAGGGCGGAAACATCATCAAGGCGATCGGCACCGAGGCCCGGGCCGGCATGGAGACGCTGCTGGACGCCCGGGTGCACCTCGAGCTGCACGTCACCGTGCTCGGCGAGTGGCAGGACGACCCGAAGAAGCTCAACCGGCTGGGCTACTGAGGTGAGCGCGCACACCCCGAAGGCGCTGTACCGGGACGAGGGCATCGTCCTGCGCACGCAGAAGCTCGGCGAGGCCGA is a genomic window of Blastococcus sp. HT6-30 containing:
- a CDS encoding hemolysin family protein, with product MTTSAITMLVVALCLVPLAGIFGAMDAALQRVSKARVEELRRDGVKRADALEEVVSERARHVSLLLLLRIVCEMVAAVLLTVLLYDLWGGGWRTFLTAAGVMTVVSYVLVGVGPRTLGRQHAYGTALATAGLVRLLGRVLGPVATLLILVGNAITPGRGFRDGPFSSEVELRELVDMAEERGVVESGERNMIHSVFELGDTIAREVMVPRTDVVWIERTKTVPQALALALRSGFSRIPVIGENVDDVVGVVYLKDLVRRSQHGSDQRGPRVEELMRTPTFVPESKPVDELLRDMQAQRIHIAIVVDEYGGFAGLVTIEDILEEIVGEIADEHDRFQRPEVEQLDDGSMRITARLPVQDLAQLFDVDLQETDDVETVGGLLARELGRVPIEGAAAEVGGLRLVAESTGGRRNRIDTLLVCRLPEPSEDGDEDTDGQRPSGATRAELPAGVEG
- the era gene encoding GTPase Era; protein product: MTDPDQPYRSGFVALVGRPNAGKTTLTNAMVGEKVGIVSNRPQTTRHAIRGVVHRPCGQIVLVDTPGLHKPKSLLGKRLNDVVRDTLSDVDVIVFCIPADQPVGTGDKFIARQLAEVKAPVVVVVTKTDAAGRKQVAEQLIAASQLVEAAEVVPVSAVGGDQVELLEDLLIKLLPEGPALYPQAQTTDEDVERQIAELIREAALEKVRQEVPHSLAVTVEEMSRRPDPKRAGGELVEVHALLHCERPSQKPMLLGKGGNIIKAIGTEARAGMETLLDARVHLELHVTVLGEWQDDPKKLNRLGY
- a CDS encoding cytidine deaminase, with the translated sequence MADLHPEDAKLVTLARSARGRTGAPEGAAVRDTDGRTYVAASVALPSLRLSALQAAVAAAVSSGVEGLEAAVLVSAADAVEQEGLAAVRDLTPDAPVHLAGPDGVVRTCA